In one Sporomusa sphaeroides DSM 2875 genomic region, the following are encoded:
- a CDS encoding sigma-54-dependent Fis family transcriptional regulator produces the protein MIRERRNKAKLELYYDKFVTEGVIDPNVHPWVGESWQRSQDAGVGRETFRLAVKLSGEELSKRRERYNQALTFLDGLYDEIKEHFTTYNLSMLLLDQELYVLKNYAMPFYQKTAGELEGARLSEEDIGTSSIGVAYRSKVPFLMFGPEMWIKDCQNGDACSVPIILDNQVKFIVTVVSVQQEELPYSAMVAMVLSIKYAMEQHLKLLSSLNAKHTILDAVPLAVYHILPGGEVAYANKLGHSRLSGIVPLGSEDKEEGPNLSTVLLNYHHTPIYKGFLGVPSYNREATWITPRKTYEDITTVVPLAGDEGDVDSIVTVTMPIEDLRTLVAHTAGYTARYSLSSMVGSSQVFTAMQDKAGRTARHDYPILLQGEPGTGKQRLAHGIHQAGSRAAGPLIAVKGGDLPSDVLEIELFGRGGSEAEGRPGKLELASGGTLFIDEVEKLSTVLQDKLAEALEAGFLFRAGEAVSRPIDVRVIAASDTELKRLVEKGVFSARLYEIISRAVIRVPSLRARREDVPNLAAHIIEELATLHNLPPKELAPDAAELIMSYDWPGNIKQLQGVVEQAFFRTTGTTISRADIVMPGEQGLSKAWKEDKAAFIEAWKAAGGNISRLANMLDVSRVTLYRYLKKYGLDKE, from the coding sequence ATGATTCGTGAACGTCGCAACAAGGCCAAATTGGAACTGTATTATGATAAATTTGTAACCGAAGGTGTTATTGACCCCAATGTTCATCCCTGGGTGGGTGAATCCTGGCAGCGCAGCCAGGACGCCGGGGTAGGGCGGGAAACCTTCCGTCTTGCTGTCAAATTATCCGGCGAGGAGCTTAGTAAGCGCCGGGAACGTTATAACCAGGCGCTGACCTTTCTTGACGGGCTGTATGATGAAATCAAGGAGCACTTTACAACCTATAATTTGAGCATGCTGCTATTGGATCAGGAATTATATGTGCTCAAAAACTATGCTATGCCTTTTTACCAGAAAACAGCCGGGGAACTGGAAGGCGCGCGCCTGTCGGAAGAGGATATCGGCACCTCGAGTATTGGGGTTGCTTATCGGAGCAAGGTTCCGTTTTTGATGTTTGGACCGGAAATGTGGATCAAGGACTGCCAAAACGGTGACGCTTGCTCAGTTCCGATTATCCTTGACAATCAGGTGAAATTCATTGTTACCGTGGTATCTGTTCAGCAGGAAGAACTGCCTTACAGCGCCATGGTGGCAATGGTCCTCAGTATTAAATACGCCATGGAACAGCATCTTAAGCTGCTAAGCAGTCTCAATGCCAAACATACTATCCTGGATGCTGTGCCGCTGGCAGTGTATCATATTTTGCCTGGCGGCGAAGTGGCCTATGCCAACAAGCTGGGGCACAGCCGGCTGTCGGGGATTGTTCCGTTAGGCAGCGAAGACAAGGAAGAAGGGCCTAACTTAAGCACCGTACTGTTGAATTATCATCACACCCCCATATACAAAGGCTTCCTGGGTGTTCCTTCCTACAACCGGGAGGCAACCTGGATAACGCCGCGGAAGACCTATGAGGATATCACTACCGTTGTGCCGCTGGCCGGTGATGAAGGGGATGTAGACAGCATTGTAACCGTAACCATGCCGATAGAAGATTTACGCACCTTGGTAGCCCATACGGCAGGCTATACGGCCCGGTACAGCCTGTCAAGCATGGTTGGCAGCAGCCAGGTGTTTACGGCGATGCAGGATAAGGCCGGCCGGACGGCCAGACATGACTATCCCATCCTGCTGCAGGGTGAACCGGGAACAGGCAAACAACGGCTGGCGCATGGTATTCACCAGGCAGGCTCGCGGGCTGCCGGTCCGCTGATTGCCGTAAAAGGCGGCGATCTGCCGTCCGATGTTTTGGAAATAGAGCTTTTTGGGCGCGGCGGCAGTGAAGCCGAGGGCCGGCCGGGAAAATTGGAACTGGCCAGCGGCGGCACGCTGTTTATTGATGAAGTGGAAAAGCTGTCAACCGTATTGCAGGATAAGCTGGCAGAAGCCCTTGAGGCCGGTTTTCTCTTCCGGGCTGGCGAGGCTGTGAGCCGTCCCATCGATGTCAGGGTGATTGCTGCCAGTGATACGGAACTAAAGCGTCTTGTGGAAAAGGGTGTATTCTCCGCCAGATTATATGAAATTATCTCCCGGGCGGTTATTCGTGTACCATCCCTGCGGGCTAGGCGGGAGGATGTTCCTAATTTGGCAGCCCATATTATTGAGGAATTGGCAACATTGCATAATTTGCCGCCGAAAGAGTTAGCGCCAGATGCGGCCGAGCTCATCATGAGTTACGACTGGCCGGGAAACATCAAGCAGCTTCAGGGTGTGGTAGAGCAGGCGTTTTTCCGCACGACAGGTACTACGATCAGCCGGGCCGATATTGTTATGCCTGGTGAACAGGGGCTAAGCAAAGCCTGGAAAGAGGATAAAGCCGCTTTCATCGAGGCCTGGAAGGCCGCCGGCGGCAATATCAGCCGGTTAGCCAATATGCTGGATGTCAGTCGGGTGACGCTGTACCGGTATTTGAAAAAATATGGCTTAGATAAAGAGTAA
- the trmB gene encoding tRNA (guanosine(46)-N7)-methyltransferase TrmB, whose translation MRLRKKPWIAEALTGFSDIVLPNPGETLQGKWLDLFGNRLPLQVELGTGKGRFITGMAERQAQANFVGIEAQQDVLYYAAQKVQAKELANVRLLVFDVNNILTIFAPGEIDRLYINFCDPWPKNRHAKRRLTHIGFLEKYRTVLKPGGQLWFKTDNRPLFEFSLEQFAAFGLKVEQVTYDLHRSGFDGNVMTEYETKFSLLGQPICRCEVTFTPTK comes from the coding sequence TTGCGACTGAGAAAAAAGCCGTGGATTGCCGAAGCGCTCACCGGCTTTTCTGACATAGTATTACCCAATCCCGGTGAAACACTGCAAGGCAAGTGGCTTGACCTATTTGGCAACAGGCTGCCGCTGCAGGTTGAACTGGGTACAGGCAAAGGCCGGTTTATTACCGGCATGGCCGAGCGGCAGGCTCAGGCTAATTTTGTCGGGATTGAGGCCCAGCAGGATGTTCTTTATTATGCTGCCCAAAAGGTTCAGGCAAAAGAATTAGCCAATGTACGCTTGCTGGTATTTGATGTGAACAACATTTTGACAATCTTTGCACCGGGCGAAATTGACCGGCTTTATATCAATTTCTGCGATCCTTGGCCCAAGAACCGTCATGCCAAGCGGCGGCTTACCCATATCGGTTTTTTGGAAAAGTATCGTACGGTGTTAAAGCCGGGTGGGCAATTATGGTTCAAAACCGATAACCGGCCGCTGTTTGAATTTTCCTTAGAGCAGTTTGCCGCATTTGGCCTCAAGGTGGAACAGGTTACCTATGACCTGCACCGCAGCGGCTTTGACGGTAATGTCATGACAGAATATGAGACAAAGTTCAGCTTGCTCGGACAACCTATTTGCCGTTGTGAGGTTACTTTTACGCCGACTAAGTAA
- a CDS encoding ClbS/DfsB family four-helix bundle protein, with the protein MQEYSSKNALIDEIKKTANLFIGEFEDISEANKDTRYQEVDRTPQEIIAYQLGWMGLLRSWDSKEHEGKEVITPEPGYKWNQLGALYQSFYDKYRDKSLAQLQQLFVDVVDSLIEWLNGFSDEELFKPGGRKWAASTSSNWPVWKWVHINTVAPFKSFRTKIRKWKKIHAAK; encoded by the coding sequence ATGCAAGAATACAGTAGTAAAAATGCTTTAATTGACGAGATAAAGAAAACAGCTAATTTATTTATTGGTGAATTTGAGGATATTTCGGAAGCCAATAAAGATACTCGTTATCAGGAAGTAGATCGCACTCCACAAGAAATCATTGCTTATCAACTTGGCTGGATGGGGCTGCTTCGCAGTTGGGATAGCAAAGAGCATGAGGGAAAAGAAGTTATTACCCCTGAACCCGGCTATAAGTGGAATCAATTGGGCGCACTATATCAAAGCTTTTATGACAAGTATCGGGACAAATCCCTGGCGCAGCTTCAGCAATTGTTTGTTGATGTGGTGGATTCACTTATTGAATGGCTGAATGGCTTTAGTGATGAAGAATTATTCAAGCCCGGCGGTAGAAAATGGGCTGCATCGACAAGCTCGAACTGGCCTGTATGGAAATGGGTACACATTAATACCGTTGCTCCGTTTAAGTCTTTCCGTACTAAAATACGGAAATGGAAAAAAATACATGCGGCAAAGTAA
- a CDS encoding FtsW/RodA/SpoVE family cell cycle protein, with product MKEKKLGNFPRLWASPAEAVFFIAGILFVIGTINVFSASFVLGGQLFRDGYFFLTRHLISFAVGFVAMLAAAVIDYRKIRRGWLLLAILAVVGLLVAVHFMGVEANGARRWLNLGGFTFQPSELAKLTAIIVTAAYLGAQLDRGRPVSLKSWPIAVSVVLGVFVLKQPDMGTAAVIVGLSLVLYILAGIPKQELYALALGGAGMTVYLVYAAAYRAERIWAWLDPWAYQQTSGYQTVQSLLAIGSGGLFGSGLGMGASKFHYLPEAHTDFAFAVLCQEMGFMGAVVVLLLLGALAWYGLQIASKAPDGYGFFLAAGVTTLVVGQAVGNIAMVSGVVPVTGVPLPFISFGGTSLIVNCAAIGLLISVGRRTTAKVFQPGSRSTPARGSRLKLVK from the coding sequence GTGAAAGAGAAAAAGCTTGGAAACTTCCCAAGATTGTGGGCCAGTCCGGCTGAGGCGGTATTTTTCATTGCCGGGATTTTATTTGTGATTGGAACGATTAATGTTTTCAGTGCCAGTTTTGTGCTGGGAGGGCAGTTATTTCGCGACGGTTACTTTTTCCTTACCCGCCATTTAATCTCCTTTGCCGTGGGATTTGTGGCCATGCTGGCGGCTGCCGTGATAGATTACCGGAAAATACGGCGAGGCTGGCTGCTTTTGGCTATACTGGCGGTGGTGGGGTTGCTGGTGGCGGTTCATTTTATGGGAGTGGAAGCCAATGGTGCCAGACGCTGGCTCAATTTAGGCGGTTTTACTTTTCAGCCCTCAGAGCTTGCCAAACTTACCGCCATTATCGTTACCGCCGCTTATCTGGGAGCGCAGCTTGACCGCGGGAGGCCGGTATCTCTAAAATCCTGGCCGATTGCTGTGAGCGTGGTGCTGGGCGTGTTTGTACTTAAACAGCCGGATATGGGGACCGCCGCGGTTATTGTCGGACTGAGCCTTGTGTTGTATATATTGGCAGGTATCCCTAAACAGGAGCTGTACGCACTGGCTTTAGGCGGAGCAGGCATGACGGTGTATCTTGTTTATGCCGCCGCCTACCGGGCTGAACGCATCTGGGCGTGGCTTGATCCCTGGGCGTATCAGCAGACCTCAGGTTATCAGACGGTGCAATCCCTGCTGGCTATCGGCTCGGGCGGACTCTTTGGTTCCGGTTTGGGTATGGGAGCCAGCAAATTTCACTATTTGCCGGAAGCGCATACCGATTTTGCCTTTGCCGTGTTATGCCAGGAGATGGGTTTTATGGGGGCAGTAGTGGTATTGTTGCTGTTGGGGGCTCTGGCTTGGTATGGACTTCAGATTGCCAGCAAGGCCCCTGACGGATATGGATTTTTTCTGGCTGCCGGGGTGACTACCTTGGTAGTTGGTCAGGCTGTCGGTAATATTGCCATGGTCTCAGGTGTCGTTCCCGTTACTGGTGTACCTTTGCCGTTTATTAGCTTCGGCGGTACTTCCCTGATTGTCAACTGTGCGGCTATTGGTCTTTTGATTAGTGTCGGACGCCGGACTACCGCCAAGGTTTTTCAGCCAGGCAGCCGGTCAACCCCTGCCCGCGGTTCCCGGCTTAAATTAGTAAAGTAA
- a CDS encoding spore coat associated protein CotJA translates to MKKKATRHQLYVKPQSKDKNIKLKEDMHNVDDICDMDEMEDSDMDMCMDTEREMDNCKHDYDNMMASCDDMPECIMLAHAYVPWQYYEQAFTPPEALMKGTLFPELWGVYKIPK, encoded by the coding sequence GTGAAGAAAAAGGCTACCAGACACCAACTGTATGTAAAACCTCAATCCAAAGATAAAAATATAAAGCTGAAAGAAGATATGCATAACGTGGATGATATATGCGATATGGACGAAATGGAAGATTCCGACATGGATATGTGTATGGATACCGAGCGGGAAATGGATAATTGCAAGCATGACTATGACAACATGATGGCTAGCTGTGATGATATGCCGGAATGCATAATGCTGGCCCATGCGTATGTCCCCTGGCAGTATTACGAACAAGCCTTTACTCCGCCTGAGGCGCTTATGAAGGGGACTTTATTCCCGGAACTTTGGGGAGTTTATAAAATCCCGAAATAG
- a CDS encoding sigma-70 family RNA polymerase sigma factor — MKEKIERMLAALQELPQRQLLVLIHIFVYGRKLACIAQVLGITVQAVSQIKNRALRRLKSRLV; from the coding sequence ATAAAGGAAAAAATTGAAAGGATGCTGGCGGCATTGCAGGAATTACCGCAGCGGCAGCTACTTGTACTAATTCATATTTTTGTATATGGGCGTAAGTTGGCATGCATTGCTCAAGTATTAGGAATTACGGTACAGGCAGTAAGCCAAATAAAAAATAGAGCGTTGAGGCGTTTAAAAAGTCGACTGGTTTGA
- a CDS encoding heme NO-binding domain-containing protein, whose protein sequence is MKGTVVGTWVNTAHKVWGETLAQEAMRQVGWEPDKLFLPTEEIDDAKPRAFVSYLANRTGKSQDEIWLSLGKDNAATFAQAYPAFFRQESLYSFLRSMYDVHIVMVKRIPGAKPPELLIEPVSEFCAMLSYRSKRGMFGYMKGLLAGAAEYFKEDIKTEITESSPEHLKMLITFPKPITHTNVYRFNQLLSFGVIRSIPAKIGIGVAAISLLVDGLLTGLGVAVPLWTALLNGVLAAGGAALLLRPFDGIKAELANLQERKYFTETKLKSSDEFEDIVELLAQYKMRVKSEFIGFKGITDEMNKYGDDFNALASRMQDTSDEISGVVNDVAMAATNQAMETETAVGILNGNLETLRTVVTEQSHNKEQLEAAVDEINKGFAEVQASSDKLEHSLDKFGEVKRSAENLQNQATKITEITGMVAAIAGQTNLLALNAAIEAARAGEQGRGFAVVAEEVRKLAEQSHHHSDSISSDLKVLMEIIGNVVGMIEEEFSILESETRQMKDVVAENTRHVGNIHLVAENIVDMIIKLEREMTGLSEVYGKIESLAAISEENSAATEEVSASVHVYNEKLHDMMGKITEFKTVIQHFSEDINTYRT, encoded by the coding sequence GTGAAGGGAACTGTTGTCGGGACATGGGTTAATACCGCCCACAAGGTTTGGGGCGAGACGTTGGCGCAGGAAGCAATGCGGCAGGTTGGCTGGGAGCCTGATAAGCTGTTTTTGCCGACAGAAGAAATCGATGATGCTAAGCCCAGGGCGTTTGTCTCCTATTTAGCCAACCGCACAGGTAAGAGCCAGGATGAAATCTGGTTGAGCTTAGGTAAAGACAATGCAGCAACCTTTGCCCAGGCCTACCCCGCCTTTTTCCGTCAGGAGAGCTTGTATTCTTTCTTGCGCTCAATGTATGATGTACATATTGTCATGGTCAAGAGGATACCTGGAGCTAAGCCCCCGGAGCTGTTGATTGAACCGGTATCCGAGTTTTGCGCTATGCTGAGCTATCGTTCCAAACGCGGCATGTTCGGTTACATGAAGGGGCTGCTGGCCGGAGCGGCTGAGTATTTTAAAGAAGATATCAAGACCGAGATTACTGAGTCCTCGCCGGAGCATCTAAAGATGCTGATTACTTTTCCCAAACCCATTACTCATACCAATGTTTACCGGTTTAATCAACTGTTATCCTTTGGCGTTATTCGCAGTATTCCGGCTAAGATCGGTATTGGCGTAGCTGCCATATCCCTGCTTGTTGACGGATTGCTGACCGGCTTGGGGGTGGCTGTGCCGTTGTGGACAGCGCTCTTAAACGGTGTCCTGGCGGCAGGTGGCGCGGCGCTGCTGCTCCGGCCGTTTGACGGCATTAAGGCGGAGCTTGCCAACCTTCAGGAACGCAAATATTTCACCGAGACCAAGCTTAAGTCAAGCGATGAGTTTGAAGACATTGTCGAACTGCTGGCCCAGTACAAAATGCGGGTTAAGAGCGAGTTCATCGGCTTTAAGGGCATCACTGACGAGATGAATAAATATGGCGACGATTTTAATGCATTGGCATCGCGCATGCAAGATACTTCTGATGAAATTTCCGGAGTAGTCAACGATGTGGCTATGGCGGCTACCAACCAGGCAATGGAGACCGAGACGGCTGTTGGTATTTTAAATGGCAACCTGGAAACGCTGCGGACGGTAGTGACAGAACAAAGTCATAATAAAGAGCAATTGGAAGCGGCAGTAGACGAAATTAATAAAGGCTTTGCCGAAGTGCAGGCGTCCAGCGATAAGCTGGAGCACAGTCTTGACAAATTTGGCGAGGTTAAGCGTTCGGCGGAAAACCTCCAGAATCAGGCCACTAAGATTACGGAAATTACCGGGATGGTGGCTGCCATTGCCGGACAAACCAATCTCTTAGCGCTTAATGCCGCCATTGAGGCCGCCCGGGCCGGTGAACAGGGACGCGGTTTTGCCGTAGTGGCTGAGGAGGTTCGGAAGCTGGCCGAACAGTCCCATCACCACTCGGACAGCATCTCCAGTGATTTAAAAGTATTGATGGAGATTATCGGGAATGTTGTCGGCATGATTGAAGAGGAATTTTCCATTTTAGAATCGGAAACCCGGCAGATGAAAGATGTGGTGGCCGAGAACACCCGCCATGTCGGGAACATCCATCTGGTGGCCGAAAATATTGTTGATATGATTATCAAGCTGGAGCGGGAGATGACCGGCCTGAGCGAAGTGTATGGCAAGATTGAATCCCTGGCTGCTATTTCTGAGGAAAACTCGGCAGCAACGGAAGAAGTAAGTGCTTCGGTACATGTTTACAATGAGAAGCTGCATGATATGATGGGCAAAATCACTGAGTTTAAGACCGTTATTCAGCATTTCAGTGAGGATATTAACACCTATCGCACCTGA
- a CDS encoding YncE family protein has translation MAVNLTSLSLYCLPLCIPYPAQFVLAQADATTAYLAEPCGSIHRLDLTTMNAELLGTPAAKASCVGLAADAESIYTAWEHNAGGTIMALSMTGAILWQYDMAGIPTNIILAGNRLIVPFTNTAFAGEGVVLFNLSKKPSSPVIVTIQCSSCPSGLAAYPCHAAVTADNRTAYIVNEDGASIFVIDLETAQIIDRLTIGRSLSRLYLIPDSQSAIGTSNLFADLSLIDLANGSLLAVTNTKRQLLSTMAILPY, from the coding sequence TTGGCGGTCAATCTCACCAGCTTGTCCCTCTACTGCCTGCCGCTGTGCATTCCTTACCCTGCCCAGTTTGTCCTGGCACAAGCCGACGCCACTACCGCCTATCTTGCCGAACCCTGTGGCAGCATACACCGCCTGGACTTAACCACCATGAACGCAGAGCTTTTAGGAACACCTGCAGCTAAGGCCAGTTGCGTGGGATTGGCAGCTGACGCCGAAAGCATCTATACCGCCTGGGAGCACAACGCCGGCGGCACCATCATGGCACTTAGCATGACCGGGGCCATCCTGTGGCAATATGACATGGCCGGCATTCCCACCAATATAATTTTGGCCGGCAACCGGCTGATTGTGCCCTTTACCAATACAGCCTTTGCCGGAGAAGGGGTCGTGCTTTTCAACCTAAGCAAAAAACCTTCTTCCCCGGTCATCGTTACTATCCAATGTTCCAGCTGCCCCAGCGGACTTGCAGCCTATCCCTGCCATGCCGCCGTAACTGCCGACAACCGGACGGCATATATTGTTAACGAAGACGGGGCATCCATTTTCGTCATCGACCTGGAAACAGCCCAAATCATAGACCGGTTAACGATTGGCCGGTCACTATCCCGCCTCTACTTAATTCCTGACAGCCAATCAGCTATCGGCACCAGCAACTTATTTGCCGATTTAAGTCTCATTGATTTGGCCAACGGCTCACTGTTGGCTGTCACCAATACCAAACGCCAGCTGTTATCTACAATGGCTATTCTGCCGTATTAA
- a CDS encoding DUF2935 domain-containing protein: protein MPRHSNNKGKVLPVPPLDMEEVKFWLQIMEEHALFIKTGLPCDKPDLIEEAAAFERELKALRVRAEKLSSEKKFAELIADILCSLKEFLRYKRLLLGLSLTNKLGSALPPLFFDHLVREAEYFMAILEKLRAGKKLSVVKAREADFWLRIMADHTKFIGARLDPTERSLLGVVCEFSTEFDDLTMQGRNYVGFFEHQAPELPAFGRFLQDSRSATARLRDFKQAAYDMITKNRMLSTIPALMADHVRREADHFLLILAMIEKCVIKEESPTKYTHAENIGMVVDNEFFAESESIVFDDWVEPERESSEKAIDNTGPEYKPEKSRKQIITGQTASDDSGSAVVDDTVAIPVDTIVFEPVSQEAVAVDTAIETKLIAAEQVTPAAKPPAPAEDGKQGKYKWGGKWPRQLGKMKN, encoded by the coding sequence ATGCCGCGTCACTCGAATAATAAAGGCAAAGTGCTGCCGGTGCCGCCGCTTGACATGGAGGAAGTCAAATTCTGGCTGCAGATTATGGAAGAGCATGCGCTGTTTATTAAGACCGGTTTACCGTGTGATAAACCTGATTTGATTGAAGAGGCCGCCGCATTTGAACGTGAGCTCAAGGCGCTCAGGGTGCGGGCTGAGAAACTTAGCAGTGAAAAGAAATTTGCTGAGCTGATTGCCGATATCCTTTGCTCACTTAAGGAATTCCTCCGGTATAAGCGCCTGTTATTAGGACTGTCACTGACCAATAAGCTGGGCAGTGCGCTGCCGCCGCTGTTTTTTGACCATTTAGTCCGGGAAGCCGAGTATTTTATGGCCATTTTAGAGAAACTGCGTGCCGGCAAAAAGCTATCTGTTGTTAAAGCGCGGGAAGCTGACTTTTGGCTTAGGATTATGGCCGACCATACCAAGTTTATTGGTGCCCGTCTTGATCCGACAGAGCGTAGTCTGCTCGGGGTTGTTTGCGAGTTTTCCACCGAGTTTGATGATTTGACAATGCAGGGCCGCAATTATGTGGGCTTCTTTGAACATCAAGCTCCGGAGTTGCCGGCTTTTGGGCGTTTTTTGCAGGACAGCCGGTCGGCTACCGCCCGGCTTAGAGATTTTAAACAGGCCGCCTATGATATGATTACCAAAAATCGGATGTTAAGCACCATTCCTGCCCTGATGGCCGATCATGTTCGCCGGGAGGCCGACCATTTCCTGCTGATACTGGCCATGATCGAAAAATGCGTAATTAAGGAAGAATCACCGACTAAATATACTCATGCAGAAAATATTGGTATGGTGGTGGACAATGAGTTTTTTGCGGAATCTGAGTCCATAGTATTTGATGATTGGGTAGAACCGGAACGTGAGTCTTCGGAGAAGGCTATTGACAATACCGGCCCTGAATATAAGCCGGAAAAAAGCCGGAAACAAATAATAACCGGGCAAACAGCCTCTGATGACAGCGGCAGCGCCGTAGTTGACGATACTGTGGCAATACCGGTTGACACCATAGTGTTTGAGCCCGTTTCTCAGGAGGCTGTTGCTGTCGATACAGCCATTGAGACTAAGCTAATCGCCGCTGAACAGGTGACACCAGCCGCTAAGCCGCCTGCGCCTGCTGAAGACGGCAAGCAAGGGAAGTATAAATGGGGGGGGAAGTGGCCACGTCAGCTGGGAAAAATGAAAAACTAA
- a CDS encoding nitrite reductase encodes MTDHQAKLPLTPRLPAGLLTPVMLRKLAAIAEKYEGIIKIAGNSIVILGLHPEHRAQALGELGLDTQSLAGKAVRSTAVCAGQPHCPRALQDSTRLGLDLDTKFYGTELPGKLRIGVSGCPNGCSEIFVKDIGLYGTAGGYTIIAGGNSGRKAQAGRIVAERVPPAEVIPSIEKIIAYYQTYGQPGERLGQTIDRLGFEDFVACIGIN; translated from the coding sequence ATGACTGACCACCAAGCCAAACTGCCATTGACGCCACGCCTGCCTGCAGGACTGTTAACACCGGTTATGCTGCGCAAATTAGCTGCTATAGCTGAAAAGTACGAAGGCATTATAAAAATTGCCGGGAACAGCATTGTTATTCTGGGATTGCACCCCGAACACCGCGCGCAGGCATTAGGCGAGTTGGGCCTTGACACCCAGTCGCTTGCTGGCAAAGCAGTACGCAGCACAGCTGTCTGCGCGGGCCAACCGCACTGTCCGCGGGCCCTTCAGGACAGTACCCGGCTCGGCCTGGACCTTGACACTAAGTTTTATGGCACCGAACTGCCCGGCAAGCTCCGTATAGGGGTCAGCGGCTGTCCTAACGGCTGTTCTGAAATATTTGTCAAAGATATCGGCCTTTATGGCACCGCCGGCGGTTATACCATTATTGCCGGCGGCAACTCCGGTCGCAAGGCGCAGGCCGGACGGATTGTCGCGGAAAGGGTCCCGCCTGCTGAAGTCATACCATCTATCGAAAAGATCATCGCCTACTACCAGACTTACGGACAGCCTGGCGAACGTCTGGGACAAACTATTGACCGTCTCGGTTTCGAGGATTTTGTCGCCTGCATCGGGATAAACTAA
- a CDS encoding spore coat protein CotJB yields MKLDRQRALLRKVQEMEFVAVELNLYLDTHPCDQEALHDFNCAVEMLNKYKEKYQAEFGPLLNFGFGGPSREPWQWVQGPWPWEL; encoded by the coding sequence GTGAAGTTAGATAGACAACGAGCCTTACTTAGAAAAGTCCAGGAGATGGAATTTGTCGCAGTTGAACTTAACTTGTATCTTGACACACATCCTTGTGACCAAGAGGCACTTCATGATTTTAATTGTGCAGTAGAAATGTTAAACAAGTATAAAGAAAAATATCAAGCCGAATTTGGTCCGCTGCTAAACTTTGGTTTTGGCGGCCCGTCCCGGGAACCCTGGCAATGGGTGCAAGGCCCTTGGCCGTGGGAACTATAA
- a CDS encoding PspC domain-containing protein, whose amino-acid sequence MIWLIRAGAYLFSGLTIWQFVQGAGTPDAAGIHRHLALDQSQGMVLGVCAGFSAYTGLDVSLIRLAWALAVLYRGAGLALYILAFLIMPAS is encoded by the coding sequence ATGATCTGGCTAATCCGGGCAGGCGCTTATCTGTTTAGCGGATTGACCATATGGCAGTTTGTGCAGGGTGCAGGGACTCCTGATGCTGCCGGAATCCATCGCCACTTAGCGCTGGATCAGTCACAGGGCATGGTACTTGGCGTATGTGCCGGTTTTAGCGCCTATACCGGTTTGGATGTTTCCTTAATCCGTCTGGCCTGGGCGCTGGCGGTATTATACCGGGGAGCAGGGTTGGCGCTATATATTCTTGCTTTCCTGATTATGCCCGCATCTTAA